In one Eschrichtius robustus isolate mEscRob2 chromosome 15, mEscRob2.pri, whole genome shotgun sequence genomic region, the following are encoded:
- the LOC137778127 gene encoding cytochrome c oxidase assembly protein COX14-like translates to MPTAKKLANIGYKTFSTSMMLLTVYGDYLCSARAYHYFQLPSSQCQAAE, encoded by the coding sequence ATGCCAACTGCCAAGAAACTAGCTAACATTGGCTACAAGACCTTCTCCACCTCCATGATGCTTCTCACTGTGTATGGGGACTACCTCTGCAGTGCCCGAGCCTACCACTATTTCCAGCTGCCCAGCTCCCAGTGCCAAGCTGCAGAATAA